A genomic window from Leptolyngbya sp. NIES-2104 includes:
- a CDS encoding type II toxin-antitoxin system VapC family toxin, giving the protein MIILDTHIWIWWVDENPKLSSQNLEIIQANQSSGLGISIISCWEIAKLVEKNKLNLDCSVDEWLELALAYPGIQLLDLSLPIVLQSTRLTGFHPDPADQIIVATAKVYGSTLLTQDQRILDYSGVETFS; this is encoded by the coding sequence ATGATCATCCTCGATACACACATTTGGATCTGGTGGGTTGACGAGAATCCTAAACTTTCTTCACAAAATCTAGAAATCATTCAAGCAAACCAATCGAGTGGACTTGGAATCAGCATTATCTCCTGCTGGGAAATTGCCAAATTGGTTGAGAAAAACAAACTAAACTTAGATTGCTCTGTAGACGAATGGTTAGAACTCGCTTTAGCTTATCCTGGCATACAACTACTAGATCTCAGCCTTCCAATCGTTCTCCAATCCACTCGACTGACCGGATTTCATCCTGATCCAGCCGATCAGATCATCGTTGCAACAGCTAAAGTCTACGGTTCAACCCTATTGACTCAAGATCAGAGGATCTTGGACTACTCAGGTGTCGAAACATTCTCATAA
- a CDS encoding restriction endonuclease subunit S yields the protein MSSDRARTGYKETAIGLIPEDWEVKSIGDIGFVSSGGTPSRTNPLYWNGDIPWITTTQIDFNTIHSAEQFITQDGLNNSAAKIFPSGTLLMAMYGQGKTRGKIARLGVEASTNQACAAIALNQNVHHGYIFHYLVSQYDTIRLLSNTGNQENLNGLIIKSIRVPFPPLSEQRSIAEALSDVDALIASIASLITKKRHLKTATMQQLLTGRKRSLEFSDEWQTLRLSDLFEITAGRDLVKGNYSEIDDDIHPYPIYANSVFNGGIYGYSKVKEYEGDCITVTARGTLGVSYYRATPFVAIGRLIVLKPISKVDSFFLSELINHQIKFANESTGVPQLTAPQISKCELSVPRLEEQHAIAKILSDMDTEIAAIETRLAKTQAIKQGMMQQLLTGRIRFKIEA from the coding sequence ATGAGTAGCGATCGTGCAAGAACAGGATACAAAGAAACGGCGATCGGTCTAATTCCCGAAGATTGGGAAGTAAAGAGCATTGGTGATATTGGATTTGTAAGTTCAGGAGGAACGCCTAGCCGTACTAATCCTCTTTATTGGAATGGTGATATTCCTTGGATAACAACAACTCAAATCGATTTCAATACTATTCACAGCGCAGAGCAATTCATTACTCAAGACGGACTGAATAACTCAGCAGCGAAGATCTTTCCTTCAGGTACTTTGCTAATGGCAATGTACGGTCAAGGTAAAACTAGGGGGAAAATAGCAAGACTTGGTGTTGAAGCGTCAACGAATCAAGCTTGTGCAGCCATAGCACTAAATCAAAATGTACATCACGGTTACATATTTCATTATCTAGTAAGTCAGTACGACACAATTAGACTTTTAAGCAATACAGGAAATCAAGAAAATCTGAATGGGCTGATTATCAAATCCATACGGGTTCCGTTTCCGCCACTCTCCGAACAACGATCGATAGCCGAAGCCCTTTCTGATGTCGATGCCCTGATTGCTTCGATCGCTTCTCTCATCACCAAAAAGCGCCACCTCAAAACCGCCACAATGCAGCAGCTTTTGACAGGCAGAAAGCGATCGCTGGAATTTAGTGATGAATGGCAAACATTGAGGCTTAGCGATTTATTTGAAATAACCGCTGGTAGAGATTTGGTAAAAGGTAATTATTCTGAAATTGATGACGATATTCATCCATATCCCATCTACGCTAATTCTGTATTCAATGGTGGCATCTACGGATATAGCAAAGTTAAAGAGTACGAAGGCGATTGCATCACTGTAACAGCGCGGGGCACTCTTGGAGTTTCATATTACAGAGCTACACCTTTTGTAGCGATTGGTAGATTGATCGTTCTAAAGCCCATAAGTAAGGTGGATAGCTTTTTTCTGTCTGAACTAATCAATCATCAAATCAAGTTTGCTAATGAAAGTACAGGCGTTCCGCAGCTAACTGCTCCTCAGATTTCCAAATGTGAGCTAAGTGTACCTAGACTAGAAGAACAACACGCGATCGCAAAAATCCTCTCCGACATGGATACCGAAATCGCCGCGATCGAAACCCGCCTCGCCAAAACCCAAGCCATCAAACAGGGCATGATGCAACAACTCCTTACTGGAAGAATTCGCTTTAAAATTGAAGCATAA
- a CDS encoding YhcG family protein — MSSITPSSDPAYQDFLREIKAQVVQSRISAARSINRSLIGLYWALGKLMVDRQEALGWGNAIVERLSADLKTEFPEMTGFSPRNLWDIKRFYETYADAPEFLRQLVAEIPWSHNILIMQKVKGEVARRYYLEATARLGWTRNVLLNQIKAGAYEVSLQDKSHNFSTTLPQHFAEQAEEMLKSQYSLEFLEVTQPMYERALERGLVTRLKDFLVELGYGFCFVGSRYRLTLGENEYFLDLLFYHRFLKCLVAIELKTGRFRPEYAGKMDFYLEVLNDRERAPDDNPSIGIILCAERDRLEVEFSLKSKANPIGVATYQLYPEVPEEYRGLLPTDDDWQRLLDSALSEGEENE, encoded by the coding sequence ATGAGTTCAATCACTCCATCTTCTGATCCAGCTTATCAAGACTTTTTGCGAGAGATTAAAGCCCAAGTCGTTCAAAGTCGAATCAGTGCGGCTCGATCGATTAATCGATCACTGATTGGGTTGTACTGGGCGTTGGGGAAGCTGATGGTCGATCGACAAGAGGCGTTGGGATGGGGTAATGCGATCGTAGAGCGGCTATCGGCTGATCTAAAGACCGAGTTTCCGGAGATGACTGGGTTTTCACCTCGAAATCTCTGGGATATTAAGCGGTTTTATGAAACCTATGCGGATGCGCCTGAATTTCTGCGACAGCTTGTCGCAGAAATTCCTTGGAGTCATAACATCCTGATTATGCAGAAGGTCAAGGGTGAAGTAGCGCGTCGTTATTATCTAGAAGCAACGGCTCGGCTTGGCTGGACAAGGAACGTGCTGCTGAACCAGATTAAGGCTGGAGCGTATGAGGTAAGCCTGCAAGATAAGAGCCATAATTTTTCGACAACGCTACCCCAACATTTCGCAGAACAAGCTGAGGAAATGCTCAAAAGTCAATACAGTCTAGAGTTTTTAGAAGTGACTCAGCCGATGTATGAGCGGGCGCTGGAACGGGGGTTAGTCACTCGGTTGAAGGATTTTCTGGTTGAGTTGGGCTATGGATTTTGCTTTGTAGGTAGTCGGTATCGATTGACGCTGGGAGAAAACGAGTATTTTTTGGATTTGTTGTTTTATCACCGCTTTTTGAAGTGTTTGGTAGCGATCGAGCTAAAAACGGGGCGTTTTCGTCCTGAGTATGCGGGCAAAATGGATTTTTATTTAGAAGTGTTGAACGATCGAGAACGTGCGCCGGACGATAATCCTTCGATCGGGATCATTCTGTGTGCTGAGCGCGATCGCTTAGAAGTGGAGTTTAGTCTGAAGTCGAAAGCGAACCCGATCGGTGTGGCGACCTATCAGCTTTATCCAGAGGTACCGGAGGAGTATCGAGGGCTATTGCCAACTGACGACGATTGGCAGCGGTTGTTAGATTCGGCGTTATCGGAGGGGGAAGAGAATGAGTAG